Genomic segment of Bubalus kerabau isolate K-KA32 ecotype Philippines breed swamp buffalo chromosome 6, PCC_UOA_SB_1v2, whole genome shotgun sequence:
gcgggagacctgggttccatccctgggttgggaagatcccctggagaagggaaaggctaccccactccagtattctggcctggagaattccatggactgtagagtccgtggggtcacaaagagtcagacacgactgagtgacttgcactttcactttgtgTTTCTGAAGTGTCTTCACACCCAGCCTCCCCAGGCCCAGCTCCACACCCACAGTGGCCCCTGCCCACCCGCTCTGCCTGTGGTCACTCTCCTCGGTGGGCTCCTTTGCGTGTGCAGCATACCACTCTTGACAGTGTCATCGTTTCTGCACTCTATGCTGTGTCCTGCGTCCAATCAGACTGTGATACTGAGACTGTTAGCTACCTCTCATCGGGCACTTATGTATCAGGCTCTGTGGAAAGGACTTCTTGTTCATTACCTGATTTAGTGCTCAACTAACCCATTGCATAGGTTCTGTTACTATCCTCAGATGACCAAAGAGAAAGGCAGCGTAACTTACCAAAAAACTCAGAGCCAAGGAGAGGCCCAGCTGAGCTGTGCGCCTGGACAGTGTAACGTCGGCAGGCCACGCTGCCAGCATACAAATCCTCACCACTTTGCACTTTCGCTGCCTTGCGTGCAACAGATGCTTATTCTTGGCAATGTTACTGATATAATCTTGTGGAATTTTAGAGTTTGAAGGAACCTTCAAGTTtatctcactttacagatgaggaagaaactgattttttttttttttttttttggccatgctgtacaacttgtgggatctcagttccccaaccagagactgaacccaggccccctgcagtgaaagcacccagtcttaaccactggactgccaggaaactcCCCAATAAAACTGATTGACTGCTACAATCTTGATGGGATTTAATTCAACCAAGACCTCAATACAAGAGTGCATGAAGCAAGGAAGAGAAATAAGCATAGTGTGGGGTTTTGACTTATGTAGTAGACTTTCAGACTCTGCCCGCTGGACCCACCCGGCCGGCCCCTCCTCACCAGTCCAGCACGTGGCTGAGAGCTTGCAGTCAGAAACACAAGGGTGTGAATCCTCAGCTCTGCCCCTTATGAGCTGGTAGGCCTGGAGGGAGTGTCTTAACCTCTGAGGAGATAATGAGGGTCTTAACAGCTCTAGCCTCAGAGCTATATAGAGAGTTTACAAGGAACCAAGGAATGGACATGGAATCTGGAGTCATCCTCTGAATCCTTCTGGGCAAGTCGCTTCACTCTGTGAACCCCAACCTCCTCATCGTGAAGGCAGGGGTCGCGctacccatgggcttccctggtagctcagctggtaaagagcccgcctgcaatgcaggagaccccggttcgatccctgggttgggaagatcccctggaggggggcatggcaacccactccagaattctaccctggagaatccccataaacagaggagcctggcgggctgcagtccctggggacacatgagttggacacgactgagcgactaagcacagcacagcagcactcCCTCCCTGGGAGGTTTGTTATGTGGCTCAAAGAGGTTCTGTTTGTAAAAACACTGTACTCCGCAGGTGTTTGTCATGGtgtgtttttctctcttgtcttAAGCCATTACACACCTCCCATCCTCAGAAAGCATATGTCTATGGAAATATGCCAAGAAAATGACACCAAGTATTTTTCCCCCCCAGGTGTCCATATTTCTAAAGGACAAAGTTCAGAACTCCAGTGGTCGCTTCGTGTTGCCAGTGTCCGGGCCCGTCCCCTGGGGAACTGAAGTCCCTGGACTCATCAGGTGAATGAATGCTCAGCAGTGATTGTCAGACGAGTGTTCAGGGGGCCGGGAAAGCAATATGTGGGCCGCCACATAGACTGCAGCCATGCTCGGCCCCTCCCTTTCTCCAATTAAGCACAGCAGAGAGGAGGTGAGGTTTAATCCCAGCTTGTCACCTAGCAGATACTCTAAgatttatttcttcatctattgaatGTTTACTGTGAGGATGAATATGATAATACTGTAATGCTCTAAAGTGCTACACACCACCCAGTACATAGcatatactcaataaatattatcattattagtgTATTACTATCACCCAGCTGGcattagcggtaaagaatccacctgccaatgcaggagatgcaagagacgtggatttgatcctgggtctgggtcgggaatatcccctggagtaggaaatggcaccctgcttcagtattcttgcctggaaaattcgacagacaaaggagcctggcgtgctacagtccttggggctgcaaagtcagatgcaactgagcacacaaacacacacacacacacacacacacgttacatCAGCTAGCATCTTTATTTTGAAGCAGTGTGTAAATTCCCTCTGGTCCCATAGTACAAAGAATAATGAAGCCTCCGGGACTCTCCAGGCTTGGAGAGCATGGCATCACGTcctgctttgtctttttttttttaatatttatttatttggctgcatcaggtcttattgtggcacgtgggatcgcTTGTTGAGACACAGGCTCTCTACTTGGCGCACAGAGCATGCAGGCTTAGCAGCTGTAGCGtgcgggcttagctgctctgtggcatatgggatcttagttccccaaccaagattCAGACCCATGCATTGCGCGGTGAATTCCTaaccctagaccaccagggaagtcccatcatgtCCTACTTTGTCTCGTAGAACATTCAACAGCAAAGGCAAAGAAGTGAAGAGGACAGAATTTAAGCACGGCGGGAGCTATGTCGCTGCCCCCAGAGAAGGGTCTCTTGAGCTCTATGGAGACCGAGTCCTGAAACTGGGAACTAATATGTAAGCAAATTCTTCCTTCCCCAAATGAATTCCAGTGCAGCAGAGGTCCCTTCATTTAAAAAACCGGCTTGACTTCTGCAGTGAAAAACCCCTGCTGACAATTGAAGAAATTTCCCCTTAGAGACACAGCAGACAGGGCCCCCACATTTCCAAAGGGAACCTCGGATCTTCCACCAGAAGGTAGATTAACAGGtcaaaaagataaataacttaaaatagcCATACAAGAGAACTAGCCAAAACCTTTTAATGCAGTAGAGACCCAAAAGGCCTTGGCCTTCATGTACCGATcatgtttttttccagaaatacacATTACTTTGCAAGAGGAAATATCGCCATACAGCTTCCTAGGTATTTTGATTTGGGTAGAAGCAAAACTTGAGTGGTTGACACCCACTTAGTTATAGTCTGTATCCCCAGCACCTTTCTGGATGCTTTTTGATACCTCAGAGTAAAAGCTATGCACTATATTTACGAGTTAGAAGGAAGTCAGGGTAAGAGGCCTGGACAATGTTTTCGTGGTTTTCCGTTGCCACCAGGTATAGCGTGAACCGGCCCGTGGAAACCCACATGTCTGCAGCATCAAAGAACTTAGCTTCACGGACGCAGGTGAGCTTCTGCCTCCCGTGTTTACCTTCAGAGCCAATTTCTAGATACAAGAGTCTggacagggagaagggaggggtctCTAGAGTTCAGAGCTGGCCAAGGCTCCCTCCTTGTTTGCAGTCTTCTCCATTCCGCCTTACCCAGTACGCAGgtttttaattatagtttctCATGGAGACTTCCAGTGATCTGACTAATTAGGTAATTTTAAGCTTGTCTCCACCACCATAATTAAGCAGGAACCACACATAAGGACATGTGAAATAGCATTGTACCAGTGCTGTGAGGTCCGTGGCTGCTGAGTTCAGCACTTGTGTGTATTCTGATCGTTAAAACATCCCCTTTCCCTGCTTCCCTGTGtgatgatgtgaaagttgggTTCAAAATGGGGTTTGGGTTCTCTGAATTCTTTTGTACAAATTTTCACTGAACTAGCTGTCATCTAGCTATAGGCCTCATGGACTATTCAGTTAtgctataaacatttattgaactgtGTCTATGGGGCCGGGGGGGGGAGGGGGTAGCGGTGTTCCCAGGACACAGAGCTGGCTTAGATTTGGTCCCATCCTGAAGGGCCTTGTAATACGCTAGGCTTATAAAGACAGCAATAGGAACAAATAACTATAACCTGGCGGAAGACAGAAGGTGAACTCACTGAGCATTCTGAGCAAAGAGCTATGTCAGAACACATATCCTGTCCAGGGGGTGGGAAGGAACCCCCTGGAGAGGGAACAGGAAGGCTTTTCGGAGGAGGTGACATTCAAGTGGGGCTCTGGAGTGAGGCAGATACTAAACAgctcagaaggagaaaaaggcaCACAAACCAAGATGACAGGACGAGCAAAGGCACCAGAGTCACGCTCCTCAGGGGAAGCAGGCAGTCAGCGTCCCTCTCGTGTAGCTGGATCATAAGGCGATAGCAGCAGTGGCCAGAAACCCGCCCAGAcaggcacacagggcctgattccagaggcaaagcaggggaaaagCCGGGTTAGAGAGAGCCAGGTAGGAGGAGGGTGCAGGCTGCAGTGGGGCCAGGCATTGAGAGAGGGAGCCACGGGAGAGAAGGGATTCGAGGGTGTGCTCAACGGTCACCACCGGAGGGCAGTGTGGTCGCTCCCATGGAACGAGTGCCCTTGGACCTGGAGGCTTCACCCAGGCCACGGGTAAAGGCTGGGGGAACTAGACAGCCTGAAGAGGAAGCAGTGTTCTCCTTCGAGGAGGAAGGTGGTTTGAGAACGAGGATCCCTGGGGCCCTCCACTCATCTTGAAAGTGTGAGAATCTCTGGCTTGTCGCCTTGCTAGAGTCCCTCTGCTTCTGACACGGGCTATTTCTCTTCTGGTTCTATTTCCTATGCTTCGTGTGGACCCAGTGCTTCCCAGAAATCATTTAGACAGTTACTGTTTTGCCTTGTTTTGAAATACCACCCTGGGTCTCTGGGGTATCAGCAAGGAATTGAATCACCTTCACGTggctaaaaattatgaaattgatTTTGCAGGAAAGCATTGTTCCAAACCCTCTTGCTAAAGAAGAGCTGAATCTCCTGGCCAGGCTGATAGGAGGCATGGAGATTCAGAAACCCAGTGGCCCTGAGCCAGGATTCCGGTTGAATCTCTTCACCACTGATGAAGAGGAGGAGTATGTTTTCAACCTGTTTCTTTAAAGACCTATGTAAAAATCCTAAGTGTGGTAAGAACCAAAAAAATGACCATCAAAAACCAAATAAGTGGTTCTTATCATTTATAAACACAGATGTAAATAAAGTTCAAAAATGAAAGATCAGCAAACTCAACAACCTTAGTTAAAGAAGAACCCACTAGTATTAAATGGCCTGAATCTTTTGGATTTGTTCAAAAAGTAGCACTAACATTTTATTTAGCTCAGCTCAAGAGGATTGAAAGTCAagataatcatattttaaaaaagactgttAAGAAACCAGAAGGAGATTGGAGCATGACATCTTCAGGATGAGACAGTCTCCCCCAGAACCAATAGTGGTGGTAATTCACTGAGACTTAGACAGTGCTTTACAGTTTCCAGAGAACGTCTGCATTGATTATCTCATCTGACTGTTCTCACAGCCATgtatttggggtgggggtgggtgccttctctttctctctcctttggaGTGACAGGCCCTGGGGGAAGTGTAGGGACCCAAGGATGGCACATAACACCTGGGGCCTGACCTCAGGTGCTCCAGTGCTGCAGGAGCATGAACATGCGCCCAAGTCCCTCCAGCGCCATGTCACACACACTCCAGTGAGGGACACGGGGACTGACTTGGCCCCAGCAGATTGAAGAGGTTGGCAACTGAGCTGGGTCTCGGAGTTTGCCAAGCAGAGGAAGGGGAAAAGTTATTCTTGGCAGACTTTAGTATGTGCAAAAGCACAGAGATATAAAAGGACTTGACTTCCTGGAGCATAGGGTGTATTGGTTGGGGAGAGGGCAGAAagttgaagagagaaaaaaaaataggttaccAGATTATCAAGGACCAATTTGCCACACTGGCAGGGAGAAAAATCCTAACCTTTGACCCGTTTCTCGAACCTCTTGTACAGACAAGCAGCGCTCACCAGGCCAGAAGAGTTATCCTACGAAGTTATCAACATCCAAGCTACTCAGGTGCGTGCAGGCGATTATACAAGTCAAATCTTATTCCCCTCCTGTTCTTATCATAATAATGAACTTCAAaggccctccctcctcctcctgtctaATCAGCACATAACATAGTCCCTATCCTGACAAACAGGCAGGAACCGAAGTGCATCCCAGGGGTGGGAAAACGCACCACCAGCTGCACAGAGAGGCCGGCATGCCCACACGTTTCTtcattccctccctcctctcacagGACCAGCAGACGAACCAGGAGCTGGTGCGGATCATGGGGGAGTTTGAAATCACGGACCAGTCAAGGCAAAGCGCCAGCAAGGGCGACGACTGGCTCGCCATGATGGATGAGTTATAGCCGTGCTGACCAGGCGCCCCTCCCCCTGCGGAGAGGCCGCTTGATGAGGACCCCGGGGGGTGCCCCCCAGGGAACCACACGATGCTGCTAGTTTTCTACTAAGCGAAGCCCTTACCCTCTTGTTCCCATTTCCGTCCTGATAAACTGTGCGGGTCTGCCTCGGGAGCATGCTGTCCGGAAGGCAACACACATACCCGTATTTTCAGCAAAATATTCTCTGGCTTTGAAATTGGACCCTTCCCCATTTCCTTCCTGGTTTTATGGCACTCAGAGCATCTGGAGCCCAGAATCAGCAAGACGGTGCCCCTCTTGCCACCTGCATGACAAGCCTGGCTCAGGGGGGCCTGCCGCTCACAGATGCCCGTGGATCGTCACAAAATTTCAGAGCTTTCCGGGACGTCTTCTGCTTTGTGAGTCTGACATAAGTGGAAAAGGCAATCGCCTCAAACCGTCGGGGCCCAGTTTATACAGCCTGGCACACTGGAAGCTGTCACCTCAGACGCAGAGGAAGCAAGGCCGTGACAGGGGACTCCTCCCGCGGGCCCCGCGCAGAGCCTGTGGGCGTCTGTGGTTCTCCACACGTCTCTCCATCCATATGTGGTGTGGGCTTATCCCATGTGGAAATGTGTTTGCTCTCTAGCGTGATACGTCCTCCTTACCCCCAGAGTCTTCCTCTGCCACTTAGCGTTCTTGCCTTCTAAAGGCGCCCAGCGTGAGTTGCCATGACAGCCGTCTCCTCTGCTTCGCCATTAGCGGCCAAGCAGTGCTGTAAGCTGGACGTGCGGGAGGCACGTGGTGTACCGCTTTCCCTTCCATGCACCAGATGAGTTAGTCAATACTTCCCTTGGCAGGATGCCAAAGTCTAATTTGGATCCATGAGAAATGTCTCAGGCCAGGGCTGCCCTCATTGCTTCAGGAAGGAGGGTCAGCCCTCCACCTCGTGTTCATTCTGGCCGAGTAACTGGCAGCTCGAGGTCAGCCAACATCCAGAGGTCAAGGTCCATTCAGTCTCCTGAAAGCAATATCCGGAACAGCAAAGGGTGGGAGAGGAACTGAGCTGAGCTGGTCACTGCCTGAGATTGAGCCAACCAGGACCACTTGGGACCCCTGCACCCTAGTAAGAGTGGAGGCAAACGTATTTCTGGAAAGCAAGGGTCAGGGTACCCATCCTTTAGCTTACCCAAGGCACAGGGTTtggatttgttgttgctgttatttagttgtgtctgactctttgagaccccatggacgtagcctgccaggctcttctgtccgtgaggattctccaggcaagaatactggagtgggcagccatgccctcctctagaggatcttcccgacaaagggatggaacccacatctcctgacttagcaggcgggctctttaccactgagccacctggggaccCCAGACTGCTTCTTACAGGCTTACAAAGTGCCTTCAGTTTTAGTCTCTTGTAAGCAGACGACAAGTGCAGGGGAAGACCCTGACCTGGGTCCGGCTGCCACCGCACTGTGACAGACCTGAACGTCACCATCTGCTCCCAGCATGTCCTAGGGCCTTGGAGATGGGCCGCGGGTGGCCGAGAGgcagcctcctccctccacctaTCCCAGAGCCATGCTGATGATCTCAAACCTCCCTGTTGTCTCAGTGAATAAACAAGATACAGATCTCTGGTAAGGCAGCCTGGTGATGAAGCAATCTTTGAGTTTCACGTCTCTAGTCTTACACAGATGTTgagaaaaacaagtttatttGCATTGTGGCTTAGGGCACCCAGAAAAAGcaggggagttgggagggggcaaaggaaaaagaagacaagGATTACTCTGGCAAGGATCTGGACTGAGTACTGACAAGGCATCATTGTTCATTTAACACCAGGCTTTGgggtgtgagggcttccctgatggctgccatgcaggagacccaggttcgatccttgggttgggaggatcccctggaggagggcatggcaacccactccagtattcttgccaggagaattccatgaaaagaggaactgggcgggctacagtccacagggttgtaaagagtcagacgtgactgagtgactaaccctttcaccTGGGTTCTGAGGCTGTTACACAGCAGTGCCCAGTTCGCTCCAAGGGAAGGGGCACCAGCATCCCCATCCCTGCCCCGAATTTGCCATGGCGTCTTGGGCAGTTCCCTCAACAAGCCTCAGTTCCTCCCTTCATCTGTAAGAAACGGAAAGAACTAGTTCGCTGACTTAAAGCCAGCTTGCCCAGCTAAGTTGGTGAGTTTACAGATTCCTAGACGCTGCCTCAGGTGGGATCTGACAGTCGCAGTTTTACCCATGCCTCCCCCAATCTCCGTGCTTTGGGGGGCTATTTCTGTTCTCTTTCAGCAAACCTGTGACTTAGCTCTTCTCAGTCTTCAAACTGCCCTACTCTTGTTCTTGTCATAGTGTTGATCGTGTAAATCGTGCAAGGCAAAGCTCTAGAAAAGCCTCCTGAACAAAAGTCCTTTAATGGCTTCCAGAAGAAAGATGTAATAAAAATTGAGAGTgaagggacttccatggtggtccaggggctaagactctgccctcccaatgcagggggccccggTTCAATCTATGGtcagatcccacacgctgcaccTGAAGACCTCACATGCCACGACAAAGGTCGAAgactgtgtgccacaactgagaccggCTGCagccaaatattttaattatttatgtatttatttattttggctgcagccgatctcagttgcagcatgtgagatctagttccccgatcagggctcaaacccaggttccctgcattgggagctcagagtcttagccactggactaccaggaaatccccaaataaaaatttttaaaatattgagagtaaaaaagagagagaaaataataaaatattgcaagtggggctttcctggcagtccagtggttgagagtctaccttgcaatgcaggagacaccagcttggtccctggtccgggaagataccACATGACACCAAgcacctaagcccatgcaccacaactgctgagccctcaccacacagctactgaagcccgcgtgctTTAGAGCTGgcgctccgcagcaagagaagccactgcaacaagaagcctgagcgccacagctagagaaagcccacgagcagcaaagaagacccagcatggccaaaaataactaaataaaaactattttaaaaattgagagtgaaggggcaggaagaaagggaggaaatgtATTTAGCCCTTAAGTCATGCCATGCAAGATTAACTCACTTTTTTCCTTACATCCAGATCTCGGTAGGCAAGAAACCAATTTTAGCATCGCAATCAGATCCTGAAGATACCTAAGTCTAAACAGGATCAGATCCCCTCATCCTCTTCCAACAGGTTTGTCACTCTGGTTTACATCCATGGAGACAAATTCAAGTCACAGGAAACTGTAGAAAGACAAATGCAAATTACAGGGGGGAAGTGTATAtattatactctttttttttaaccataatacctaattgttgttcagttgctcagtcatgtccgactctttgcgaccccagggactgcagcacgccaagcttccctgtccttcaccatctcccagagcttgctcaaactcatgtccattgagtcagtgatgccatccaaccatctcatcctctgtcgtccctttctccgcctgccttcaatctttcccagcatcagggtcttttccaatgagtcggttctttgcatcatgttgccaaagtattagagattcagcttcagcatcagttctgaatatttaggactgatgtcctttaggattgactagtttgatctccttgcagtccaagggactctcaagagtcttctccaacacctctgctcaaaagcatcaatcctttggggctcagccttctttatggtccaactctcatgtccacacatgactactggaaaaaccatggctttgactatacagacctttgtcagcaaagtaacgtctctgctttttaatatgctatctaagtttgtcatagcttttcttccaaagagcaactgtcatttaatttcatgactgcagtcaccatctgcagtgatttgggagcccaagaaaataaggtctgtcattgtttccattgtatccccatctatttgccatgaagtgatgggaccagatgccatgatcttagttttttgaatgttgagttttaagccaactttttcactctcctctttcatcttcatcaagaggctctttagttcctgttcgcTTTTTgacataagagtggtgtcatctgtgtatctgaggttattgatatttctcctggcaatattgattccagcttgtgcttcatctagcccaacatttctcatgatgtactctgaatataagttaaataagcagggtgacaatatacagccttgacgcactcctttcccaattttgaaccagtcctttgttccatgtccagttctaactgttgcttcttgacctgcatacaggtttctcaggaggcagagagggtggtctgctattcccatctattaataaagaattttccacagttttttgtgatccacttcattagcatggtcaatgaagcagaagtagatgtttttctggaattctcttgctttttctatggtccgaCAGATGTTCggaatttcatctctggttcctctgccttttctaaatccagcttgaacatctggaagttctcagttcatgtactaatACCTAATTATAAAGACCCAAATTAAAATCCAAAAATCAGTACACCATTTACCTACCCCTTCCTCCCTTTaggtggcgcaagtggtaaagaacacacctaccAATGCTGGCgacataagaaacacaggtttgatccctgggtggggaagatcccctggaggaggaaatggcaacccactccggtattcttgcctggagaaccgcatggacagaggagcctgacgggctacaatccatagtgtcgcccagagtcagacacgactgaggcatcTTAGCACATGCACATGCTCCTTCCCTTAAATCAAGCCTGGAAAACTCCTCTTCCGCTGTGGAATTCCTGGGCAGCTGGCAGCAGAGGGAGTGGAAAGAACTGTTTCCAAGGGACTGGGCTGGAGACCCCTCTTCTCAGttgaatcttccctacccagcttCAGGATTCAATGCAAAGTAAATTCTCATGTCATAGCCCacctcttttcaaatgagaatgTCAAGATGCATTCCAAGAGCCAATGGAAATCATTCTGGATTCTTTGGTCACCCTgacacctccaccaccaccccacatacacacatgcgACATCCTTTTTGTTTCTGGCCAGTGGTTCCTCTGCTGATGAAAATAACAGTGTCGTCTCTGCTAGTTCCCAAAACCACAGGAAACCCGTCACGTGAGGCCTAGCGAGCTGTGGCGTTTTTTTCTCATTATGAAGGTAAAGGACCTGCCAGGGTGTGTCATTAACCCTAGTCCCATATTCTGggagaaaaataagaggaaaactgAAAAAGTGACTTTGAAAATCACAGAGACAGCTGAAATTACAATAAAGGAAGTTGTTTAAATTCACATCTCTTACAAAATTCTTCAAAAGTCACTGTCTATAAACTTCATAAatggttttctctttatttttggattacttaaaacataaaattttaaaacacgaAGGATAAAATAAGTATTATAAACAAAGCTTTATAGACCTGGGGGCAGACCCAAGACTCCTAAATCCTACACATGCACATTGGCTTCAGatccctccaccctcctctttGTAAAATTCCCCaacttccttttgtttctttttttttttttaattggaggctaattactttataatattgtggtgggttttgccatacattgacatgaatcaggcatgggtgtacatgtgtcccccatcctgaacccccctcccacctccctccccatcccatccctctgggtcatcccagtgcaccggccctgagtgccctgtctcatgcatcaaacctggactggcggtctgtttcacatatgataatatacatgttcaatgctattctctcaaagcatcccaccctcgccttctccttttttcatgtatttaaggGGAAGGACAAGGATGCTCTCAGCTCAGGTTTTCTGGATATCCAGAAGGCCTCCCAGCTTCAGTTACAACTGAGAAGATAATAACCTGTGTGGGATGCCCCCCCTCACCTCTCCCCTCTAGCTCAGCACATCATTTACCTTCCTTACCCCTACCCAGCCCCCTTTCTGCACCTCAGAACTTCACCAAAAGCCGAAAGGCCGCCAAGGAGCCCATGGGTCCCACGCAATCCCACACAGCATGGCCTCGGCTCCTCCAGGACCTCCTCCTGCCACCAGCTCTCCAGCCTTCCCATTGCGTCACCTTGCTCTCTCCCACTCCCACAGCTTCTGTCACAACACAGTCCCTTTCCAGTCTCCAGCCCCAGCTTTGCTGGATTCAGCTGCCTTCTCTGCTCCCCATTCTCCTGGGCCCAGTTCAagacccttttctccttttcttactATGTCCTTGTACTCAAATCCTACTAATTTCTGACCACACTTCCCCTCTCTTCCTccgtggcttcttttttttttttttcttggctatgttgggtcttagttatggcacacaggatcttcagctTTAGTTGTGACACGCAGGATATTTTGgcttcggcatgtgggatctagttccctgaccagggatcaaacccgggcccctgcactggaagcacggagtcttattggccactggaccaccagggacgtgcCCCCTCGGTGGCTTCTGATTGAAGATCGCCCTCTGATACAGATGTTGATGTAGCcatttttcaaagtctgtgagaaTGGCTGGGGCAATTGCAGGAGGATCCTTGATCACCCCTGGTGTTCCCCCAACCCACCCTGTCATCACACTCACTTCAGCGGTCATCTCATGGCCCCATTTCTCACCCTCACCCTATCCTTTGCTCTCACCATCTCCATCCCTGTGCTGACCACATATTTATGTGCCCTGCAGTGCTTAGTCTGCATTCTTCTGCAAactattttgcattccttttttcaGAGAGGCCATTACTTTGATCCTGTGCTATCAACTAACAAATTTCCATAT
This window contains:
- the OSCP1 gene encoding protein OSCP1, coding for MSMRTLPLLFLNLGGEMLYILDQRLRAQNIPGDKARKVMNDIISTMFNQKFMDELFKPQELYSKKALRTVYDRLAHASIMRLNQASMDKLYDLMTMAFKYQVLLCPRPKDVLLVTLNHLDAIKGLIQDSPTILHQVDKTFRQLTDIYGGLSAGEFQLIRQTLLIFFQDLHIRVSIFLKDKVQNSSGRFVLPVSGPVPWGTEVPGLIRTFNSKGKEVKRTEFKHGGSYVAAPREGSLELYGDRVLKLGTNMYSVNRPVETHMSAASKNLASRTQESIVPNPLAKEELNLLARLIGGMEIQKPSGPEPGFRLNLFTTDEEEEQAALTRPEELSYEVINIQATQDQQTNQELVRIMGEFEITDQSRQSASKGDDWLAMMDEL